The following are encoded in a window of Arctopsyche grandis isolate Sample6627 chromosome 2, ASM5162203v2, whole genome shotgun sequence genomic DNA:
- the Evi5 gene encoding ecotropic viral integration site 5, translating into MKNELSSDSDSPPAPNDGAVETTGSALSNEETRLLAKLEEANRMLEADSKSLNSLSGASCHSRKSSDTSQISFTSVTSSSHDRNEEAGEEDQWTLWGRLVNDWEVQWKKRNQYIRDLVRKGVPHHFRAIVWQLLCGADQSPEKKLYSEYMKSTSAYEKVIRRDIARTYPEHDFFKEKDGLGQESLFNVMKAYSLHDREVGYCQGSGFIVGLLLMQMPEEESFTVLVKIMQQHGMRDMYKPSMAMLGLCMYQLENLVQEIMPELQLHFKTQNFHTSMYASSWFLTLFTTALSLPLSCRIMDAFLSEGMDIIFKVALAMLTMGKEDLLSLDMEGMQKFFQKDLPNRAEADPDALMNMAFNTKINPKKMKKLEKEYAIVKTKEQEEQGELRRLRNENRSLRCIADHLEVESASLAETLVRWQVERAHGAETEYALAQQLADAQRRLQAALLARREHDQEECSRSNSLEGSTPKEEDIVQRDDLIQCLQQELVKVRLSEAENEALIRELKTHINELEEDKKTLRELNVDNSVAHLQEELIAVKLREAEANLSLKDLRQRFGELSDSWKKHMQENRAESNSSIQTSDVMSTPKKLFRAWENRTGDAQRREEDLMTIRIRDMETLTEMKELRLKVMELETHVQVSTNQLRRQDEEKKTLKEDIERAQQKERELLSKLKESDHKSCDLESKNKYEQMMANIRKAEDTQTIAELKQEISVLKMKNQVIITEGEIRSNLGDSEQERELQDQIAELKAKIMRLEAWKAKALGRIIHVSEEPEENESKKFQD; encoded by the exons ATGAAAAACGAACTCTCGTCCGACTCCGACTCACCACCAGCACCTAACGATG GAGCTGTTGAAACTACGGGGTCGGCTCTTTCAAACGAAGAAACAAGACTTCTAGCCAAACTGGAGGAAGCTAATCGAATGCTAGAGGCTGACAGTAAAAGCCTCAACTCCCTATCCGGAGCGTCTTGTCACTCGCGCAAGAGCTCCGACACCTCGCAGATCTCTTTTACTTCGG tcACAAGTTCGAGTCACGACCGCAATGAGGAAGCTGGCGAGGAAGATCAGTGGACACTGTGGGGTAGATTGGTCAATGATTGGGAAGTCCAGTGGAAGAAACGCAATCAGTACATACGAGACTTAGTTCGGAAGGGTGTTCCTCATCACTTTCGAGCCATAGTTTGGCAGTTGCTGTGCGGTGCTGACCAATCACCAGAAAAGAAATTGTATTCTGAATATATGAAG TCTACATCTGCCTATGAAAAAGTGATCCGGAGAGATATCGCACGTACGTATCCCGAACATGATTTTTTCAAAGAGAAAGATGGTTTGGGTCAAGAATCTCTATTCAACGTAATGAAAGCATATTCATTACACGATAGAGAAGTTGGCTACTGTCAAGGCTCTGGATTTATAGTCGGATTGTTATTAATGCag ATGCCAGAAGAGGAGTCGTTTACAGTGCTCGTGAAAATCATGCAACAACATGGTATGCGCGACATGTACAAGCCGTCGATGGCTATGCTCGGCCTTTGCATGTATCAGTTGGAAAATTTAGTTCAAGAAATTATGCCAGAGCTTCAGCTGCACTTTAAAACCCAG AACTTTCATACATCTATGTATGCCAGTAGTTGGTTTTTAACTTTATTCACAACGGCTCTCTCCCTTCCGCTGAGTTGTCGGATAATGGACGCGTTCTTATCCGAAGGTATGgacattatatttaaagtaGCATTAGCGATGCTGACAATGGGAAAGGAAGATCTTTTAAGTTTAGATATGGAAGGAATGCAGAAA TTCTTTCAAAAGGATTTACCAAATAGAGCTGAAGCCGATCCTGACGCTTTGATGAATATGGCTTTCAATACCAAAATTAATCCAAAAAAGATGAAAAAACTGGAAAAAGAATACGCCATCGTTAAAACGAAAGAGCAAGAGGAACAGGGTGAATTACGG AGATTGCGTAATGAAAACAGATCGTTACGTTGTATCGCTGATCATTTGGAAGTAGAAAGTGCTTCACTGGCCGAAACACTTGTCAGATGGCAAGTCGAAAGAGCGCACGGTGCCGAAACTGAATATGCTCTAGCTCAGCAGCTCGCTGATGCACAGAGACGACTCCAAGCCGCTCTCCTGGCTCGAAGAGAGCACGACCAAgaa gaaTGCTCTAGAAGTAATTCCTTGGAAGGCTCTACTCCGAAAGAGGAAGATATTGTTCAAAGAGATGACTTGATACAGTGTCTTCAACAAGAATTGGTTAAGGTACGGCTCAGCGAAGCCGAAAACGAAGCGCTCATCCGAGAACTAAAAACGCACATCAATGAATTGGAAGAAGATAAGAAAACCTTGCGCGAATTGAATGTTGATAATTCTGTGGCTCATCTCCAAGAGGAGTTGATCGCCGTCAAATTGAGGGAAGCCGAAGCGAATCTTTCGCTGAAAGACTTGCGTCAAAGATTTGGAGAGCTTTCTGATTCATGGAAAAAACATATGCAG GAAAATCGGGCCGAATCGAATTCATCCATTCAGACGTCCGACGTGATGAGCACACCAAAGAAGCTTTTTAGAGCTTGGGAAAATCGAACCGGTGATGCTCAACGACGCGAAGAAGACCTGATGACTATTCGTATTCGCGATATGGAGACGCTCACTGAAATGAAGGAATTAAGATTGAAG gttATGGAGCTAGAGACTCACGTTCAAGTTTCGACGAATCAACTTCGTCGGCAGGACGAAGAGAAGAAAACTTTAAAAGAGGATATTGAGCGAGCTCAGCAAAAAGAGCGTGAACTTTTAAGCAAGCTTAAAGAAAGCGACCATAAAAGTTGTGATCTTGAGAGTAAA aACAAATACGAGCAGATGATGGCTAATATTAGAAAAGCTGAAGACACTCAAACCATCGCCGAGCTCAAACAAGAGATCTCAGTTCTTAAGATGAAG AACCAAGTTATCATCACTGAAGGTGAGATTCGAAGCAATTTAGGTGATAGCGAGCAGGAGCGTGAACTTCAAGATCAAATCGCTGAACTCAAAGCTAAG ATCATGAGGCTAGAAGCTTGGAAGGCAAAAGCTCTCGGCAGAATCATTCACGTTTCCGAAGAGCCTGAAGAAAACGAATCGAAAAAATTTCAAGATTGA